The genomic DNA TCCGAGAGTCACTTTGACGGCTCGAGCCAGTTTGCTCACGCCGCGACGCATCGCTTCTTGTGCTTCCTGATCGAAAGCAATCATTTTTGCCATTTCAATATTCTCCTGATCTCTTTGTAGGAATTAAATGTTTCAATTGTAGGGTGGCGAGCCCAGTCAGTGATGACTGGGGTGCGATTGACTAACTCCAGACAACCTAGAAGGTTGCGAGGATATCGCTTTCGCGGAGGAGCAGGTAATCTTCGTCGCCGACTTTGATCTCGTCGCCAGCGTAGGAACTGAAGATGACTTTATCGCCTTCTTTGACGGTCAGAGGGATCTTTGTGCCGTCGCTTTTCACGTGACCATCGCCAATCGCGATCACTTCGCCTCGTTGCGGTTTGTTCTGAGCAGAATCCGGCAAGACGATACCGCCGCTCGTTGTCGTTTCGGCTTCTTGACGTTTCAAAACGACTTTATCGCCTAAGGGAACAATTTTCACTGCCGTACTCGCTGCCATGGGACATGCTCCTGATGTCAACTTGAGAAATAGAACTGAATATCATCGCCTGCCATTATTGACAATTCTGCAGGCGTATATTTGCTTGAATGAGATTAGACGCAACTCGTGTGCCAATGTGAAATAAGATTAATCCCGGAGGGGAATAATCTTATTTCGATCATAAATTCAAGGGATTATGAATTGGCACGGGGAATTCTGACAAAGTGGGGCGGATCACGAGGAATGTCAAAACTGCCATCATGGCAGGAGGGCAAGGCGAGTATGAAGCGGAAGCGAGTGTGTCGAAACGGAGAGAATCCAACGCTTTTTAAAGTTGCACTTTCTGTAAATATGCAGGTGGAAGACAAAAAAATGCGTTGATACATCGTGCCACGGCTCTGTGAGCCGTGTATAGTGCGATCTAATTATTTTTAACGCTTCTGATGCCACAACGCTGGAAAACACGGCTCACAGAGCCGTGGCACACACTTCATAATCAAATTTAATACGAAAAAATGCCAAATGTGCTACTTCAAAACGCACGCTCTGGGGGCTTCGCTTCGCTACGACTCCAGCAACCCACTCGGTTTTGATTGATTCGGCTCGCCTGATCAGGTCAAACCCTTCATTCCCTGTTCATTGCGATGCTGATTGAGCAATTTGAGGGCCTCCGGTTCGAGTTTTATAAATTTGATGATCTGCGAACTCGTAATTCCCAGGCGTTCCGCTGCCTGTTTGTGATCCCAGTTGCAAGCCAGCAGTTGGTCCATCGCCTCGGCCAGTAAGGCTGCAAAAACAGCATGATGTGGACTGACCACAACTTTTCCACCCTGAACCCGGGATTGCCACAATTCGCTCGGGGAAAGCTCATCCCCTTTTTCCGCGTTGCGAAAGTTGAGTGCCAGCTGAATCCGCAATCTTTCGATGGCCTGTTTCTGGTTTTCCGCTTGAGAACGTCGCTCACTTGCCTGAGCAGAGAGTCCGGTCGGCTGGTGCAGAATCCGAATCGCTGTCTCCACTTTATTCCGATGCTGCCCCCCAGGACCGCTCCGTCGCTGACGTTTGATCTGACAATCGAGCAATAATTCTTCTTCAGGCAGAGCAGAGGGATGCATGTGGTTAGTCTAGGGTCTATGGTCCAGAGTCCAGGGTGAAAGATTGACGGCTTTCCGCTTTCCGTCTTCCGCTTTCGTTACGTTTCGTCCAGATCGAACCATTTCGGGATGTCTGGATTTTTATGATGCAGCATAGCAGTCAGGAGTTCATCCGTCGTGGGGGCGACGGAAATCAGTTCCCGATGCTCTTTTCTGACAAACCCGGTTTCAACGGCATGATCGATCAGATTGACAACGGGATCATAAAACCGATTCGCATTCAGCAAGCCGATCGGTTTCGAATGGACGCCCAGTTGTGCCCAGGTCATTACCTCGAAAAACTCTTCAAAAGTCCCCAATCCTCCCGGCAAGGCGATGAACGCATCCGACAGTTCGGCCATTTTTGCTTTTCGGGTGTGCATATCTTCCGTGATGTGAACGTGGGTCAATCCCGGATGAAGCAGTTCTTTGGTGGCTAGAAATTCAGGAATCACACCAATGGATTCTCCACCGTCCTGCAGAACTGCATCAGCAATCAGCCCCATCAAGCCGACACTCCCTGCGCCGAAGACGAGAGACCAGCCGTTTTCCGCGATTTTCCGGCCCAGTTCGACCGCGGCTGCCTGAAATTCAGGAGCATTTCCTGGC from Rubinisphaera italica includes the following:
- the groES gene encoding co-chaperone GroES, translated to MAASTAVKIVPLGDKVVLKRQEAETTTSGGIVLPDSAQNKPQRGEVIAIGDGHVKSDGTKIPLTVKEGDKVIFSSYAGDEIKVGDEDYLLLRESDILATF
- a CDS encoding peptide chain release factor family protein gives rise to the protein MHPSALPEEELLLDCQIKRQRRSGPGGQHRNKVETAIRILHQPTGLSAQASERRSQAENQKQAIERLRIQLALNFRNAEKGDELSPSELWQSRVQGGKVVVSPHHAVFAALLAEAMDQLLACNWDHKQAAERLGITSSQIIKFIKLEPEALKLLNQHRNEQGMKGLT
- a CDS encoding LOG family protein; this encodes MSEFASSNWKRICVFAGSQPGNAPEFQAAAVELGRKIAENGWSLVFGAGSVGLMGLIADAVLQDGGESIGVIPEFLATKELLHPGLTHVHITEDMHTRKAKMAELSDAFIALPGGLGTFEEFFEVMTWAQLGVHSKPIGLLNANRFYDPVVNLIDHAVETGFVRKEHRELISVAPTTDELLTAMLHHKNPDIPKWFDLDET